The following proteins are co-located in the Rhodococcus opacus B4 genome:
- a CDS encoding IclR family transcriptional regulator produces the protein MSPVERNTSEVGDEPTSVVRRMSDLLAAFGPTDTTLGVNELTRRTGIPKATVSRLVKEMEGVGFLERSGVKVGLGLRLFELGERASRRRSVREVALPFLADLREATRQTVHLAILDGAEVVYVEILPGRDAPWLPSGVGGRLPAHATGVGKALLAGSPPAAFEAVVAAGLSRVGPRTITAPGALVRQLRRIASTGIAYEHEESAPGVACVASAVRVDDGPPVAAVSASGWIGKVDIRRVGPAVHTTALSITRALTEIGDRGSGR, from the coding sequence ATGAGTCCCGTAGAACGGAACACTTCGGAGGTCGGTGACGAGCCGACGTCGGTGGTCCGGCGGATGTCGGATCTGCTCGCCGCGTTCGGTCCCACCGATACGACGCTGGGTGTCAACGAGTTGACCCGGCGCACCGGAATCCCGAAGGCGACGGTGTCGCGGTTGGTGAAGGAGATGGAAGGCGTCGGGTTTCTCGAGCGCAGCGGCGTCAAGGTCGGGCTCGGACTGCGACTGTTCGAACTCGGGGAACGGGCGTCGCGGCGACGTTCGGTCCGTGAGGTGGCGCTGCCATTCCTCGCCGACCTGCGGGAGGCGACGCGGCAGACGGTGCATCTGGCGATCCTCGACGGGGCCGAGGTGGTGTACGTCGAGATCCTTCCCGGGCGGGATGCGCCGTGGCTGCCGTCCGGCGTGGGTGGCCGTCTCCCCGCACATGCGACGGGGGTGGGTAAGGCCCTGCTCGCGGGATCACCACCTGCGGCGTTCGAGGCCGTGGTCGCGGCTGGGCTGTCGCGGGTCGGCCCGCGCACCATCACCGCGCCCGGCGCGCTGGTGCGGCAGTTGCGGCGGATCGCGTCGACCGGCATTGCGTACGAGCACGAGGAGTCGGCGCCCGGCGTCGCGTGTGTGGCCAGTGCCGTCCGCGTCGACGACGGTCCGCCGGTGGCCGCCGTCTCGGCGTCGGGATGGATCGGCAAGGTCGACATCCGGCGCGTCGGGCCCGCCGTCCACACCACCGCGCTGAGCATCACCCGTGCGCTCACCGAGATCGGGGACCGCGGTAGCGGTCGGTGA
- a CDS encoding alpha/beta hydrolase: MRALLVLLSVLLAVVVAGCSGNDDPPSTGDDTTGTEIEVGGGDALQWGDGEYGVILAHGAVFDAASWENQATAIADQGATVIAVENIAPESIAAAVAKLHADGHADVALMGGSAGADAILQLASQQPGLPHQLVLLSPNKFVDGLGDEPKLFIASEDEPVANVSQQLADSSPGQNNDVVLLPGSDHAQNIFDGDNADAAMGAILERLAN, from the coding sequence ATGAGGGCCCTACTCGTCCTGCTCTCGGTGCTGCTCGCCGTCGTCGTGGCGGGCTGCTCCGGCAATGACGACCCGCCGTCGACGGGTGATGACACCACCGGCACCGAGATCGAGGTCGGCGGCGGCGACGCCCTGCAGTGGGGCGACGGCGAGTACGGGGTGATCCTGGCCCACGGTGCCGTCTTCGACGCCGCGAGCTGGGAGAATCAGGCCACGGCGATCGCCGACCAGGGCGCCACCGTCATCGCCGTGGAGAACATCGCTCCGGAGTCGATCGCGGCCGCCGTCGCGAAACTCCACGCCGACGGGCATGCCGACGTCGCGCTGATGGGCGGAAGCGCGGGCGCCGACGCGATCCTGCAACTGGCCTCGCAGCAACCCGGACTCCCCCACCAGCTGGTGCTGCTCTCCCCCAACAAGTTCGTCGACGGTCTCGGCGACGAGCCCAAGCTGTTCATCGCCAGCGAGGACGAGCCCGTCGCCAACGTGTCGCAGCAACTCGCCGACAGCTCACCAGGCCAGAACAATGACGTGGTCCTCCTGCCCGGCTCCGACCACGCGCAGAACATCTTCGACGGCGACAACGCCGACGCGGCCATGGGCGCGATCCTGGAGCGACTGGCCAACTGA
- a CDS encoding dihydrofolate reductase family protein → MVETAGGASSQLLRVQNFNVSRDGFGAGDGQSRERPFGHADPGVLFAWAGATASWHMRTGPGGSRGLDDYLIRDYDRNIGAEIMGRNKFGPQRGPWEDHEWRGWWGDEPPFHTPVFVLTHHVRPSFTLSDTTFHFVDTDPATVLAQAREAAQGKDVRLGGGATTIREFLDADLVDTLHVVVSPIDLGSGARLWETPDELFDRFHCDVVPSPSGVTHHLFWRK, encoded by the coding sequence ATCGTCGAGACGGCAGGAGGAGCCTCGAGTCAGCTGCTGAGAGTCCAGAACTTCAATGTGTCGCGTGACGGCTTCGGTGCCGGTGACGGCCAGAGCCGCGAGAGGCCGTTCGGTCACGCCGACCCGGGTGTCCTGTTCGCCTGGGCGGGTGCCACGGCGAGTTGGCACATGCGCACCGGTCCCGGCGGGAGCCGGGGACTCGACGATTACTTGATCCGCGACTACGACCGCAACATCGGCGCCGAGATCATGGGCCGGAACAAGTTCGGGCCGCAACGCGGGCCCTGGGAGGACCACGAGTGGCGCGGCTGGTGGGGCGACGAACCCCCGTTCCACACCCCGGTATTCGTGCTGACCCACCACGTCCGTCCGTCGTTCACGCTCTCCGACACCACGTTCCACTTCGTCGACACCGATCCGGCCACGGTCCTCGCGCAGGCGCGGGAGGCGGCGCAGGGGAAGGATGTCCGGCTCGGCGGAGGGGCCACCACCATCCGGGAGTTCCTCGACGCCGACCTCGTCGACACCCTGCACGTGGTGGTCTCGCCGATCGACCTCGGGTCCGGGGCGCGACTGTGGGAAACTCCGGACGAGCTCTTCGACCGATTTCACTGCGACGTCGTGCCCAGCCCGAGCGGCGTCACCCACCACCTGTTCTGGCGAAAGTGA
- a CDS encoding aldo/keto reductase yields MTEATTIPSVTLSNGVVMPAIGFGVFQIPDDAMRATVGHALAAGYRAFDTAPMYGNERSLGRALIDSGVPREELFVTTKVSNEDQGYQSTLDAVENSAARLGVDYVDLCLIHWPAPARGAYLDTWRALEQLHLAGLIRAIGVSNFQAEHLNRLIDVAAVRPMVNQIEIHPLLPQQPMVELHRSLDIHTQAWAPLARGRLQENPVLTELARRHGVSLPQIVLRWHLQRGTVPLPKSSSPERMRANIDVFGFALDADEIAQISALDRNERTGPHPDDVD; encoded by the coding sequence ATGACCGAGGCGACGACGATTCCGTCGGTCACCCTGAGCAACGGGGTCGTGATGCCCGCCATCGGGTTCGGGGTGTTTCAGATTCCCGACGACGCCATGCGCGCCACCGTCGGGCACGCACTGGCGGCCGGATACCGGGCCTTCGACACCGCTCCGATGTACGGCAACGAGCGCTCCCTCGGTCGCGCGCTGATCGATTCCGGCGTGCCCCGCGAGGAACTGTTCGTGACCACCAAGGTCTCCAACGAGGACCAGGGTTACCAGTCGACCCTCGACGCCGTCGAGAACAGCGCCGCCCGCCTCGGCGTGGACTACGTGGACCTGTGTCTGATCCACTGGCCCGCCCCCGCGCGTGGCGCGTACCTGGACACGTGGCGGGCGCTCGAACAACTCCACCTCGCCGGCCTGATCCGGGCGATCGGAGTATCGAACTTCCAGGCCGAACACCTGAACCGCCTGATCGACGTCGCCGCCGTGCGGCCCATGGTCAACCAGATCGAAATACATCCGTTGCTTCCCCAGCAGCCGATGGTGGAACTGCATCGGAGTCTGGACATCCACACCCAGGCGTGGGCACCGCTCGCCCGTGGCAGGCTGCAGGAGAATCCGGTGCTCACCGAACTCGCACGCCGCCACGGCGTGTCCCTTCCGCAGATCGTGCTGCGCTGGCATCTGCAGCGCGGCACCGTACCTCTGCCGAAATCGTCTTCGCCGGAACGGATGCGCGCGAACATCGACGTGTTCGGCTTCGCGCTCGACGCCGACGAGATCGCGCAGATCTCCGCACTGGACCGGAACGAGAGAACCGGGCCGCACCCCGACGACGTCGACTGA
- a CDS encoding SDR family NAD(P)-dependent oxidoreductase has protein sequence MGVTTQVPGVTTLSGKAAVVTGAAGGIGSAIARALAAQGVVVVGVDADPKITEVMAGIGGHGLCGDLTDPAFSASAVDLAQQVAGSLDILINAAGIQLRTPAIDVEEDGWQRLVDVNLSAVYRLTRQAMKSLIASGGSVVNIASLSADRAVPGIVPYGATKAALTQLGKGLAVELGPQGVRVNTIAPGYIETPMTAEVLGQEEFRAAKLSRIPLQRFADGDDVADVVLFLVSDAARYVTGVVLPVDGGYSIT, from the coding sequence GTGGGCGTAACAACACAGGTCCCGGGGGTGACGACGCTGAGCGGCAAGGCCGCCGTCGTCACCGGCGCGGCCGGAGGAATCGGATCCGCTATCGCCCGGGCGCTCGCGGCGCAGGGCGTCGTGGTGGTGGGCGTCGACGCCGACCCGAAAATCACCGAGGTGATGGCCGGAATCGGCGGGCACGGGCTGTGCGGGGACCTCACCGATCCGGCCTTCAGCGCATCCGCCGTCGACCTCGCCCAGCAGGTGGCCGGGAGCCTGGACATTCTGATCAACGCGGCAGGCATCCAGCTGCGGACCCCCGCGATCGATGTGGAGGAGGACGGCTGGCAGCGGCTGGTCGACGTGAACCTGTCGGCCGTGTACCGGCTGACCCGGCAGGCGATGAAATCGCTGATCGCGTCGGGCGGCAGTGTCGTCAACATTGCCTCGCTGTCCGCGGATCGCGCCGTGCCGGGCATCGTGCCCTACGGTGCGACCAAGGCGGCGCTCACCCAACTCGGCAAGGGACTGGCGGTCGAACTCGGGCCACAGGGCGTGCGTGTGAACACGATCGCGCCGGGCTACATCGAGACCCCGATGACCGCCGAAGTTCTCGGGCAGGAGGAGTTCCGCGCCGCGAAGCTGAGCCGGATTCCGTTGCAGCGGTTCGCCGACGGTGACGACGTCGCCGATGTGGTGCTCTTCCTCGTCTCCGACGCCGCCCGCTACGTCACCGGCGTCGTGCTGCCCGTCGACGGCGGATACTCGATCACATGA
- a CDS encoding dihydrodipicolinate synthase family protein: protein MASIVLPASDGSTGTLEFGEPARLNTRSTAPTSRAVYAASHVVADPLRASAENAADQIDWDATLQLRHDLWSLGLGVAESMDTAQRGMGLDWAGARELAVRTLTDAKSVGGRVVVGVATDQLKTDSPSLEEIRDAYLEQVEAIESAGGEVVLMASRHLARAACGPDDYLSVYDAVLSAATRPVVLHWLGSVFDPALDGYWGSADPSAAMDTVLQIIGAHRERVRGIKVSLLDPALEIALRRRMPGDVRVFTGDDYNYVDLIAGDGTHTSDALLGAFAALGPFASAAFARLDDGDEQGFRNILGPTETLSRLLFAAPTQYYKVGVAWLAYLGGKQDHFRMIGGFETGRSLTHLAALVRAADAIGLFTDPDFTAARASAYFAVHGIR, encoded by the coding sequence ATGGCCTCGATTGTCCTTCCCGCCTCCGACGGCTCAACCGGCACCCTCGAGTTCGGTGAGCCCGCCCGGCTGAACACCCGGTCCACGGCGCCGACCAGCAGGGCGGTGTACGCGGCCTCGCACGTCGTGGCCGATCCGCTGCGGGCGTCCGCCGAGAACGCCGCGGACCAGATCGACTGGGACGCCACCCTGCAACTGCGCCACGACCTGTGGTCGCTGGGGCTCGGGGTGGCCGAATCGATGGACACCGCGCAGCGCGGCATGGGCCTCGACTGGGCCGGCGCGCGCGAACTCGCGGTCCGCACCCTCACCGACGCGAAGTCGGTCGGCGGCCGGGTCGTCGTGGGTGTCGCCACCGATCAGCTGAAGACCGATTCGCCCTCGCTGGAGGAGATCCGCGACGCCTACCTCGAACAGGTCGAGGCGATCGAATCCGCGGGCGGTGAGGTGGTGCTGATGGCCAGCCGTCACCTCGCCCGGGCGGCCTGCGGCCCCGACGACTACCTCTCCGTGTACGACGCGGTGTTGTCGGCGGCCACCCGTCCGGTCGTATTGCATTGGCTCGGTTCGGTGTTCGACCCCGCACTCGACGGCTACTGGGGGTCCGCGGACCCCTCGGCGGCGATGGACACCGTCCTGCAGATCATCGGCGCGCACCGCGAACGCGTTCGCGGCATCAAGGTGTCACTGCTCGACCCGGCCCTCGAGATCGCCCTGCGACGCCGGATGCCCGGCGATGTGCGGGTGTTCACCGGCGACGACTACAACTACGTCGACCTGATCGCCGGCGACGGCACCCACACCAGCGACGCCCTCCTCGGTGCGTTCGCCGCACTCGGCCCGTTCGCCTCCGCCGCGTTCGCCCGCCTCGACGACGGCGACGAGCAGGGCTTCCGGAACATCCTCGGCCCCACCGAAACCCTGAGCCGGCTGCTGTTCGCCGCTCCGACGCAGTACTACAAGGTCGGCGTGGCGTGGCTGGCGTACCTGGGCGGCAAGCAGGACCACTTCCGGATGATCGGCGGCTTCGAAACCGGCCGCAGCCTGACGCATCTCGCCGCACTGGTCCGCGCCGCCGACGCGATCGGACTGTTCACCGATCCCGACTTCACCGCCGCACGCGCTTCGGCGTACTTCGCGGTGCACGGGATCCGCTGA
- a CDS encoding sugar phosphate isomerase/epimerase family protein, with product MDLARCSLNSVTVKGSGFTEVADLAEKWGFGGVGLWRDVLEDLDLTAAATRLRQSGLRVSSVCRGGMFPQPTATLRRKAMDDNRVAVDQAHALGADCLYLVCGAAYGDLAGARRQVRDGIAELEPYARAAGVRLAVEPMHPMMASSRSVITSLQEANDLVESIDSDLVGIGIDSYHVWWDAALPEQIARAGDKLFSVQLADWITPIHGELSSRGMPGEGCIDMTGFVDRCDRAGYRGLVEVEVLSDRWWAETALVATEAAVEGLAAV from the coding sequence ATGGACCTCGCGCGGTGCAGCCTCAACTCCGTCACCGTGAAGGGATCGGGATTCACGGAGGTGGCCGACCTCGCCGAGAAGTGGGGTTTCGGCGGCGTCGGCCTGTGGCGAGACGTGCTCGAGGACCTGGACCTGACTGCCGCGGCCACCCGGCTGCGGCAGTCGGGTCTGCGGGTCAGCAGCGTCTGCCGCGGCGGGATGTTCCCGCAGCCGACCGCCACACTGCGACGAAAGGCCATGGACGACAACCGGGTCGCCGTGGATCAGGCGCACGCCCTGGGTGCGGATTGCCTCTACCTGGTGTGCGGCGCCGCCTACGGCGATCTCGCCGGCGCCCGCAGGCAGGTCCGGGACGGCATCGCCGAACTCGAGCCCTACGCGCGGGCGGCCGGGGTGCGGCTCGCCGTCGAACCGATGCACCCGATGATGGCGTCGAGCCGATCCGTCATCACGTCGCTGCAGGAGGCGAACGATCTGGTCGAGTCCATCGATTCGGACCTGGTGGGGATCGGGATCGACTCGTATCACGTGTGGTGGGACGCGGCGCTGCCGGAACAGATCGCCCGGGCCGGCGACAAGCTGTTCTCCGTCCAGCTCGCCGACTGGATCACCCCGATTCACGGGGAACTCAGCAGCCGCGGCATGCCCGGCGAGGGCTGCATCGACATGACCGGATTCGTCGACCGGTGCGATCGCGCCGGCTACCGGGGCCTCGTGGAGGTCGAGGTCCTCAGCGACCGGTGGTGGGCCGAGACCGCCCTGGTCGCCACCGAGGCCGCCGTCGAAGGCCTCGCCGCCGTCTGA
- a CDS encoding MFS transporter, whose protein sequence is MTLDPHPAADSDTHNQVPEVTKDDLHKAAWGASAGSALEYYDFALYSLASALVFGPLFFPTDNPATGLVLSFATYFIGFAVRPLGGVFFGRLGDRLGRKFVLMATIILMGVASTCIGLLPTYYGSEGDWYSGGVGMLAPILLIMLRIAQGLGAGAEMAGASILMTEYSPPRKRGFYASLPFLGVQVGTVVAALVYFLVYRGHSEITDTWLWRVPFLASVVILAVAMYLRVNLEESPTFKKLEAKDQIDERPLHNLLKHSRPSLLRGIGLRLAENGSSSMYQALAVAYVTSAAVGIKGPIGALSLVFAASLGSIVIPIAGKLSDRFGRVKTYRAFAYFQLVSAFPIWWALSQGSVVLTIVVISLALGIGTWGMFGSQSAFMSELFGSRQRYLGVSVAREVSAVLSGGIAPLIGAWIIAMVVAADGGKDVPGAGLGSWVFIAGYLCILTLITIGTTYITPDPINRDLDDPLDAVAAARG, encoded by the coding sequence ATGACCCTTGATCCTCACCCCGCGGCAGACTCCGACACTCACAACCAGGTCCCGGAGGTCACCAAGGACGACCTCCACAAGGCCGCCTGGGGCGCGTCCGCCGGCAGCGCACTCGAGTATTACGACTTCGCCCTCTACAGCCTGGCGTCCGCGCTCGTGTTCGGGCCGCTGTTCTTCCCGACCGACAATCCCGCGACCGGCCTGGTGCTCAGCTTCGCCACCTATTTCATCGGTTTCGCCGTCCGCCCCCTCGGTGGGGTGTTCTTCGGCCGACTCGGAGACCGGTTGGGCCGGAAGTTCGTGCTGATGGCCACCATCATTCTGATGGGCGTGGCCAGTACCTGCATCGGTCTCCTGCCGACCTACTACGGCAGCGAAGGCGACTGGTATTCCGGCGGTGTCGGAATGCTCGCCCCGATCCTGCTGATCATGTTGCGCATCGCCCAGGGACTCGGCGCCGGCGCCGAGATGGCCGGTGCGTCGATCCTGATGACCGAATACTCGCCGCCGAGAAAGCGCGGCTTCTACGCCTCGCTGCCTTTCCTCGGTGTGCAGGTCGGCACCGTCGTCGCGGCCCTGGTGTATTTCCTCGTGTACCGCGGGCACAGCGAGATCACCGACACCTGGCTCTGGCGGGTGCCGTTCCTGGCCAGCGTCGTCATCCTCGCCGTCGCGATGTACCTGCGGGTCAACCTCGAGGAATCGCCGACGTTCAAGAAACTCGAAGCGAAGGACCAGATCGACGAGCGTCCGCTGCACAACCTGCTGAAGCATTCGCGCCCCTCGCTGCTGCGCGGCATCGGGTTGCGGCTGGCCGAGAACGGGTCTTCCTCGATGTACCAGGCCCTCGCCGTCGCATATGTGACCAGTGCCGCCGTCGGCATCAAGGGCCCCATCGGCGCCCTCTCGCTGGTCTTCGCCGCCTCCCTCGGATCGATCGTCATTCCGATCGCCGGCAAACTCTCCGACCGCTTCGGCCGGGTCAAGACCTACCGTGCCTTCGCCTACTTCCAGTTGGTGTCCGCGTTCCCGATCTGGTGGGCCCTGAGCCAGGGCAGCGTGGTGCTGACCATCGTCGTCATCTCCCTCGCGCTCGGCATCGGCACGTGGGGCATGTTCGGATCCCAGAGTGCCTTCATGAGTGAGTTGTTCGGGTCCCGGCAGCGCTACCTCGGCGTGTCGGTGGCCCGTGAGGTCTCCGCGGTACTGTCCGGCGGCATCGCACCGCTGATCGGCGCCTGGATCATCGCGATGGTCGTCGCCGCCGACGGCGGCAAGGATGTGCCCGGTGCCGGGCTGGGCTCGTGGGTGTTCATCGCCGGATACCTGTGCATCCTCACGCTCATCACGATCGGCACCACCTACATCACCCCCGACCCGATCAACCGCGACCTCGACGACCCCCTCGACGCGGTCGCTGCCGCCCGCGGCTGA
- a CDS encoding enoyl-CoA hydratase/isomerase family protein yields the protein MTPTEVRTDTGRIAVSYSHEGRVATVLIDRPRKLNALTLELLDDLYTELRAIEHSDAQVVLVRTAGEKAFCVGADITQFAHFTPAQMWKRWIAEGHRVFNYLAGLRQPTIAVVDGIAVGGGLELALACDLRVGATTARLGLPETSLGTIPGWGGTERLTAVVGAARAKELIFTRRQLDADSALGWGLLNAVAERGDIDTATDQFVDRILEGAPTAVQVSKQLVDAAAAGAPSSILEGLASGFTAATDDFAIGVTAFQNKATPTFTNS from the coding sequence ATGACCCCCACCGAAGTCCGCACCGACACCGGCCGGATCGCCGTCAGCTACTCCCACGAGGGCCGGGTGGCGACCGTGCTGATCGATCGCCCCCGCAAACTCAACGCCCTGACCCTCGAACTCCTCGACGACCTCTACACCGAACTCCGGGCCATCGAGCACTCCGACGCCCAGGTGGTGCTGGTGCGCACCGCCGGCGAGAAGGCGTTCTGCGTCGGCGCGGACATCACCCAGTTCGCGCACTTCACCCCGGCCCAGATGTGGAAGCGGTGGATCGCCGAAGGACACCGGGTCTTCAACTACCTTGCAGGGCTGCGCCAGCCGACGATTGCGGTCGTCGACGGAATCGCCGTCGGAGGCGGACTCGAACTCGCGCTGGCGTGCGATCTGCGGGTCGGCGCCACCACAGCGCGCCTGGGGCTGCCGGAAACCAGCCTCGGCACCATCCCCGGATGGGGCGGCACCGAACGACTCACCGCCGTGGTCGGCGCGGCCCGCGCCAAGGAACTGATCTTCACCCGCCGCCAACTCGACGCCGACAGCGCCCTCGGGTGGGGCTTGCTGAACGCGGTCGCCGAACGCGGCGATATCGACACGGCCACCGACCAGTTCGTCGACCGCATCCTCGAAGGCGCCCCCACCGCCGTCCAGGTGAGCAAGCAACTCGTCGACGCGGCCGCCGCCGGCGCACCGTCCTCGATCCTCGAGGGCCTCGCGAGTGGGTTCACCGCGGCGACCGACGATTTCGCGATCGGCGTCACGGCATTTCAGAACAAAGCCACCCCTACCTTTACGAACTCCTGA
- a CDS encoding acyl CoA:acetate/3-ketoacid CoA transferase — MQIPRVLTARQAADLVHDGDIVTVSSSSGLGCPDDVLAGLGQRYEETQSPKNLTSIHPIAAGDMWGIKGIDHIARPGLLSRVVAGSYPSGPSSAEPPRIWQMVENNEIEAYNFPSGVLYQLHRAAAAKQPGVLSKVGLDTFVDPRIGAGRMNTITPDAFVRVHELDDQEWLFYDALVPNVAIIRATTADTHGNLTFEEEASPLGALDLAYAAHNNGGVVIAQVKYLAEGGSLSPQAVQVPGILVDALVLAPDQLQTTQTEYDPAISGELRRPLSTLEPVPFTLEKIMARRAAAELQSGEIANLGFGVSALVPHVLVEEGLADAVSWVIEQGPVGGVPLLDFVFGAAQNPDAIMQSADQFTLLQGGGFEHSLLSFLEIDRHGNVNVHSLPKRRHVTAGIGGFADITSAAPSIVFVGSFTAGRRDIGIENGALQIRADGPHTKFVNEVDSPTFSGRRALATGQKVLYVTERAVLELRPEGLTVVEIAPGVDLQRDVLDKSEFELRVDPNLKTMAAELFSPQPQNLILAPLPAHPRLQAVQQ, encoded by the coding sequence ATGCAGATCCCCCGCGTACTCACCGCCCGTCAGGCCGCCGACCTCGTCCACGACGGCGACATCGTCACCGTCAGCTCGTCGTCCGGGCTCGGCTGCCCGGACGACGTGCTCGCCGGCCTCGGACAGCGGTACGAGGAGACCCAGTCACCGAAGAACCTGACCAGCATTCATCCGATCGCCGCCGGCGACATGTGGGGCATCAAGGGGATCGACCACATCGCCCGGCCCGGTCTGCTCTCGCGGGTGGTGGCCGGTTCGTATCCGTCCGGTCCGTCGTCGGCCGAGCCGCCGCGGATCTGGCAGATGGTCGAGAACAACGAGATCGAGGCCTACAACTTCCCCTCCGGGGTGCTGTATCAGCTGCACCGGGCGGCCGCGGCCAAGCAGCCCGGGGTGCTCTCGAAGGTCGGCCTGGACACCTTCGTCGACCCGCGGATCGGAGCCGGCCGGATGAACACGATCACCCCGGACGCGTTCGTCCGCGTCCACGAACTCGACGACCAGGAATGGCTGTTCTACGACGCCCTCGTCCCGAACGTGGCGATCATCCGCGCCACCACCGCCGACACCCACGGCAACCTGACGTTCGAGGAGGAGGCGTCGCCGCTCGGCGCGCTCGACCTCGCGTACGCCGCCCACAACAACGGCGGCGTCGTCATCGCCCAGGTCAAATACCTCGCCGAGGGTGGCAGCCTGAGCCCCCAGGCGGTGCAGGTGCCCGGCATCCTCGTCGACGCCCTCGTGCTCGCCCCGGATCAGTTGCAGACCACCCAAACCGAGTACGACCCGGCGATCTCCGGGGAGCTGCGACGCCCGCTGAGCACCCTCGAACCGGTGCCGTTCACCCTCGAGAAGATCATGGCCCGCCGCGCCGCGGCCGAACTGCAGTCCGGGGAGATCGCCAACCTCGGCTTCGGTGTCTCCGCGCTGGTGCCGCACGTTCTGGTCGAGGAGGGACTGGCCGACGCGGTGTCCTGGGTGATCGAGCAGGGCCCCGTCGGCGGAGTCCCGTTGCTGGACTTCGTCTTCGGCGCCGCGCAGAACCCCGATGCGATCATGCAGAGCGCGGATCAGTTCACCCTGCTCCAGGGCGGCGGATTCGAGCACTCCCTGCTGTCGTTCCTCGAGATCGACCGGCACGGCAACGTCAACGTGCACAGCCTGCCCAAGCGCAGGCACGTCACCGCGGGGATCGGCGGCTTCGCCGACATCACCTCCGCCGCCCCGTCGATCGTGTTCGTCGGCTCCTTCACCGCCGGACGCCGCGACATCGGCATCGAGAACGGCGCCCTGCAGATCCGGGCCGACGGCCCGCACACCAAATTCGTGAACGAGGTCGACTCCCCCACCTTCTCCGGAAGGCGGGCGCTGGCCACCGGGCAGAAGGTTCTCTACGTCACCGAGCGGGCCGTGCTCGAACTGCGGCCGGAAGGACTGACCGTCGTCGAGATCGCCCCCGGCGTGGACCTGCAGCGGGATGTTCTCGACAAGTCCGAGTTCGAGCTGCGCGTCGACCCGAACCTGAAAACCATGGCCGCCGAATTGTTCTCCCCGCAGCCGCAGAACCTGATCCTGGCCCCGCTGCCCGCACACCCGCGCCTACAGGCCGTGCAGCAATGA
- a CDS encoding LacI family DNA-binding transcriptional regulator: MGRVTLTDVSRHAGVSRSTASLVLNDSPSVAPETTRKVREAMKALGYVYNRHAAMLRNQRSMTLGLVVTEVQNPYFAELAMTLEDVADRSNYAVFIGYSRDDPARQRRLLDRFVERSIDGLILLPAGDTQAAEIDELLASSGIPLVLLARHFHLSHDYVGADNVEAGRLLGRHLRAMGVRSVAMVGGPQHTSARREREDGFLEAVAGSDVIMSPTEGLYGEATPDGGADATRRLLDRGEIPDAIVAYSDIVAVGVYAELTRRGLEPGRDIAVGGFDDIAGSAHRTPPLTTVATFPTKIGEKCGELILDRIGHSLTPNGAGAPAHSHHLVAPALRVRASTAAWRPRRA, translated from the coding sequence ATGGGCCGAGTCACCCTCACCGACGTCAGTCGGCACGCCGGCGTGTCTCGCTCGACCGCGTCCCTGGTGCTCAACGACAGCCCGAGTGTCGCCCCGGAAACCACCCGCAAGGTTCGGGAGGCGATGAAGGCACTCGGCTATGTCTACAACCGGCATGCGGCGATGCTGCGCAATCAGCGGTCGATGACCCTGGGGCTCGTGGTCACCGAGGTGCAGAACCCCTACTTCGCCGAACTCGCGATGACGCTCGAGGACGTGGCCGATCGCAGCAACTACGCGGTGTTCATCGGATACAGCCGTGACGATCCGGCGCGGCAGCGCAGACTGCTCGACCGCTTCGTCGAACGCAGCATCGACGGCCTGATCCTGCTCCCGGCCGGGGACACGCAGGCCGCGGAGATCGACGAACTGCTCGCCTCCAGCGGCATCCCGCTGGTGCTGCTCGCCCGGCACTTCCATCTCAGTCACGACTACGTCGGTGCCGACAACGTCGAGGCGGGCCGCCTGCTCGGCCGTCACCTGCGGGCAATGGGCGTGCGGAGCGTGGCCATGGTCGGCGGCCCGCAGCACACCTCGGCCCGCCGCGAGCGCGAGGACGGCTTCCTCGAAGCGGTCGCGGGGTCGGACGTGATCATGTCCCCGACCGAGGGCCTGTACGGGGAGGCCACCCCGGACGGCGGCGCCGACGCCACCCGCCGGCTACTGGACCGCGGTGAGATACCCGACGCGATCGTGGCGTACAGCGACATCGTCGCCGTCGGCGTCTACGCCGAACTCACCCGCCGCGGACTCGAACCCGGCCGCGACATCGCCGTCGGCGGTTTCGACGACATCGCCGGATCTGCCCACCGCACACCGCCGCTCACCACCGTCGCCACCTTCCCCACCAAGATCGGTGAGAAGTGCGGCGAACTGATCCTCGACCGGATCGGCCACTCGCTGACACCGAACGGTGCCGGCGCGCCCGCGCACAGCCATCACCTCGTCGCCCCCGCATTGCGGGTGCGTGCTTCCACCGCCGCCTGGCGGCCTCGGCGCGCGTAG